From Proteiniborus sp. MB09-C3, the proteins below share one genomic window:
- the ruvC gene encoding crossover junction endodeoxyribonuclease RuvC: MIIFGIDPGIAIVGYGVLEYKGNKFNVIDYGAVQTSNEYTFPVRLKIVYDEISMLLEKYSPDALAIEELFFNKNVKTAITIGQARGAQILAAVNKGIEVFEYTPLQVKQGVVGYGRADKRQIQEMVKILLNLDKIPKPDDVADALAVAICHAHSGNFRDMFKMK; this comes from the coding sequence ATGATAATATTTGGAATAGACCCAGGAATAGCTATAGTAGGATATGGAGTTTTAGAGTATAAGGGAAATAAATTCAATGTCATCGACTATGGTGCAGTTCAAACTTCAAATGAATATACTTTTCCCGTAAGATTAAAAATAGTATATGATGAGATTTCAATGTTATTAGAGAAATATAGTCCAGATGCGCTGGCAATAGAAGAACTGTTTTTTAACAAGAATGTGAAAACAGCAATAACAATTGGACAAGCAAGAGGTGCTCAAATCCTTGCTGCTGTAAATAAAGGCATAGAGGTTTTTGAATATACCCCTCTTCAAGTAAAGCAGGGAGTAGTAGGCTATGGTAGAGCTGACAAAAGGCAAATTCAAGAAATGGTTAAAATACTTCTAAATTTGGATAAAATACCGAAGCCAGACGATGTCGCAGATGCACTAGCTGTCGCTATTTGTCACGCACATTCTGGTAACTTCAGAGATATGTTTAAAATGAAATAG
- a CDS encoding CBS domain-containing protein has protein sequence MYVKNHVLSKDKLVTLQMEESISEALDKITKGDFLSLPVLNGETFVGILMKETIFRRYFEEGYTDKEKYLKETKVKDLCKADVKTINENVFIENASYLLNEFRTPFLPVLDNKDSFKGILTHSSIFNAFSEIFGLNKGTRILINVYDIPGQIAKLTETIRKANVNIANFAVMDAKVMDVYKVVVRVDTTDVDELIEKIEKAGFKVAEVNN, from the coding sequence ATGTATGTCAAGAATCATGTTCTATCTAAAGATAAGCTTGTAACTCTTCAAATGGAAGAAAGTATAAGTGAAGCCTTGGATAAAATCACCAAAGGCGATTTTTTATCTTTACCAGTCCTAAATGGGGAAACGTTTGTAGGGATTTTAATGAAGGAGACTATTTTTAGACGTTATTTTGAAGAGGGGTATACGGATAAAGAAAAATATCTCAAAGAAACTAAAGTCAAGGATTTGTGTAAAGCTGATGTAAAAACAATAAATGAAAATGTTTTTATTGAAAATGCTTCATATCTGCTAAATGAGTTTAGAACTCCTTTTCTTCCAGTTTTAGATAACAAGGATAGCTTTAAAGGGATTTTAACTCATAGCTCAATATTTAACGCATTCTCTGAAATTTTTGGACTTAATAAGGGAACTAGAATACTTATAAATGTGTATGATATTCCAGGACAAATTGCAAAACTTACAGAGACTATACGAAAGGCCAATGTAAATATTGCTAATTTTGCAGTTATGGATGCAAAGGTTATGGATGTTTATAAAGTAGTAGTTAGAGTTGATACTACGGATGTAGATGAACTCATTGAAAAAATTGAAAAGGCTGGATTTAAGGTAGCAGAGGTAAACAATTAA
- a CDS encoding YebC/PmpR family DNA-binding transcriptional regulator has product MAGHSKWANIKHRKGKQDSKKAQVFTKFARAIAVSVREGGADPTYNGTLAGLIDKAKSNNMPNDNIDRAIKKGAGELGDANFEEVTYEGYGPSGIAVIVKCLTDNRNRTAADVRYAFDKYGGNLGATGCVGWMFDRKGLLIVDKADEIDEEQLMLEAIDAGAEDFSSEDEYFEIITDSESFAKVRDILKEAGYAFSTSEITYLPQNETKLEEEKDIKNMVKMIDVLEDNDDVQEVFHNWEMPEDLEI; this is encoded by the coding sequence ATGGCTGGTCATTCAAAGTGGGCTAATATAAAGCACAGAAAAGGAAAACAGGATTCTAAAAAAGCCCAAGTATTTACTAAATTTGCTAGAGCAATTGCAGTTTCAGTAAGGGAAGGAGGAGCAGACCCTACTTATAATGGCACTTTAGCAGGTCTTATAGATAAAGCAAAGTCTAATAATATGCCTAATGATAATATAGATAGAGCAATTAAAAAAGGCGCTGGTGAGCTTGGAGATGCAAATTTTGAAGAAGTAACATATGAAGGCTATGGTCCATCTGGAATTGCTGTAATAGTCAAATGTCTAACAGATAACAGAAACAGAACTGCTGCCGATGTGAGATATGCCTTTGATAAATATGGTGGAAACTTAGGAGCTACTGGCTGTGTAGGGTGGATGTTTGATAGAAAAGGCTTGCTAATTGTAGATAAAGCAGATGAAATAGATGAGGAGCAGTTAATGCTAGAGGCAATAGATGCTGGAGCAGAAGATTTTAGCTCCGAAGATGAATATTTTGAAATAATTACTGATTCGGAGAGCTTTGCAAAGGTAAGAGACATATTAAAAGAAGCAGGATATGCTTTTTCAACGTCAGAAATAACATATCTTCCTCAAAATGAAACAAAATTAGAGGAAGAAAAAGATATAAAAAACATGGTTAAAATGATAGATGTTTTGGAAGATAATGATGATGTTCAAGAGGTTTTCCACAATTGGGAAATGCCAGAGGATTTAGAAATATAG
- a CDS encoding ABC transporter permease codes for MTETIKRFTNKFGLPRIIISLFFILLLVTAVIIDLSFSTLMSDILKRFGMYGVMVLAMVPSIQSGTGPNFALPIGIICGLVGSLLAIELGFTGGISFLVSILLSLPFSIIIGWIYGLLLNRIKGSEMLVATYMGFSIVSFMSILWILLPFKHPEMVWPIGRGLRVTIALDSTFGEILNKFWEFEIKGIKVPTGLLMFFFISCLVVFLFTRSKSGIAMKAAGDNPKFAISSGINVDKKRILGTILSTVLGGMGIIVYSQSYGFIQLYEGPLMMAFTAVAAILIGGASAKKAKIYHVILGTFLFQGLLAISLPVANQIITTGNLSEVLRAIVQNGIILYALTKVGGEE; via the coding sequence AAATTTGGTCTGCCAAGAATAATCATTAGCCTGTTTTTCATATTATTGCTAGTTACTGCTGTGATAATTGACTTGTCCTTTAGCACATTAATGTCTGATATATTAAAAAGATTTGGAATGTATGGAGTAATGGTACTTGCCATGGTTCCTTCAATTCAATCTGGTACAGGACCTAACTTTGCTTTACCTATTGGGATTATTTGCGGATTAGTAGGCAGTCTTTTAGCTATAGAGTTGGGATTTACGGGTGGCATTTCATTTCTTGTTTCAATACTACTTTCGCTGCCTTTCTCAATTATTATTGGATGGATATACGGGCTGCTGCTTAATAGAATTAAAGGTTCAGAGATGTTAGTGGCAACATATATGGGCTTTTCTATAGTATCCTTTATGAGCATACTATGGATATTGTTGCCTTTTAAACACCCAGAAATGGTTTGGCCCATTGGTCGTGGTTTAAGAGTAACTATTGCTTTGGACTCCACATTTGGAGAAATATTAAATAAATTTTGGGAATTTGAAATCAAAGGTATTAAAGTTCCTACAGGATTATTAATGTTTTTCTTTATATCTTGTTTAGTGGTTTTTCTATTTACTAGGAGTAAATCAGGAATTGCAATGAAAGCTGCAGGGGATAATCCTAAATTCGCTATTTCGTCAGGTATAAACGTTGATAAAAAAAGGATATTAGGTACTATTCTTTCCACAGTTCTTGGAGGAATGGGAATAATTGTCTATTCACAAAGCTATGGATTTATTCAATTATATGAAGGCCCATTAATGATGGCTTTTACAGCAGTAGCTGCTATATTAATTGGTGGTGCCTCAGCTAAAAAGGCAAAGATCTATCATGTAATACTGGGAACATTCTTATTCCAAGGGCTTTTGGCTATATCACTTCCAGTTGCCAATCAGATTATCACTACAGGGAATCTATCGGAGGTTTTAAGGGCTATTGTACAAAATGGAATAATCTTATATGCACTTACCAAGGTAGGAGGTGAAGAGTAA
- the ruvB gene encoding Holliday junction branch migration DNA helicase RuvB: MNDRIITRNLIEEDVEVELSLRPRTLNEYIGQHKAKEKLDIFIRAAKGRNEPLDHVLLYGPPGLGKTTLANIISNEMGVNIRITSGPAIERAGDLAAILTNLSENDVLFIDEIHRLNRSVEEVLYPAMEDYALDIIIGKGPSARSIRLDLSKFTLIGATTRAGLLTSPLRDRFGVMCKLDLYDIESLKEIVIRSANILGVNIDKDGAEEIAKRSRGTPRIANRLLKRVRDYAQVVENGDITKEVADRALKLLEVDSLGLDNVDKKLILTIINNFGGGPVGLDTLAASTGEERTTIEDVYEPYLLQLGFLNRTPRGRVATKRCHDYFGIEYKED; encoded by the coding sequence ATAAATGATAGAATCATTACTAGAAATTTAATAGAGGAAGACGTGGAAGTCGAATTGTCCTTAAGACCAAGGACATTAAATGAGTATATTGGACAACATAAGGCAAAGGAAAAATTAGATATTTTTATTAGGGCAGCAAAGGGTAGAAATGAGCCCCTTGACCATGTATTGCTGTATGGACCACCTGGACTTGGAAAAACAACACTTGCAAATATTATTTCAAATGAAATGGGAGTAAATATAAGAATCACGTCAGGGCCCGCAATAGAAAGAGCAGGTGATTTAGCAGCTATATTAACCAATTTATCTGAGAATGATGTTTTATTTATAGATGAGATACATAGACTAAACAGAAGTGTAGAGGAAGTGCTTTATCCCGCTATGGAGGACTATGCACTGGATATTATAATTGGTAAGGGACCAAGTGCAAGATCAATCAGACTTGATCTTTCTAAATTTACTCTTATTGGTGCAACTACAAGAGCAGGTTTATTAACCTCACCACTACGAGATAGATTTGGAGTTATGTGTAAGCTAGATTTGTATGATATTGAAAGCTTAAAGGAGATAGTGATTAGATCAGCTAATATACTTGGAGTAAATATTGATAAAGACGGAGCTGAAGAAATAGCAAAAAGGTCTAGAGGAACTCCAAGAATTGCAAATAGATTGTTAAAAAGGGTAAGAGACTATGCGCAAGTAGTTGAAAACGGAGACATAACGAAAGAGGTTGCAGATAGAGCCCTAAAGCTTCTTGAAGTAGATTCATTGGGACTTGACAATGTAGACAAGAAGCTAATATTGACTATAATCAATAATTTTGGCGGAGGTCCTGTTGGATTAGATACCTTAGCTGCTTCTACAGGAGAAGAACGTACTACCATAGAGGATGTATATGAACCTTATCTTTTACAGCTAGGATTTTTAAATAGAACTCCGAGAGGAAGGGTTGCAACAAAGAGATGCCATGATTATTTTGGTATAGAGTACAAAGAAGACTAA
- a CDS encoding ABC transporter permease has product MSMVNNIQDTRRDQGNRNVSFKIRNFMINNCVTVLFLVICLAGVVISRLPLFFIANELLIRITRDSFLVLSLIIPVLAGMGLNFSITIGAMAAQISIIIVTHFSVPGIYGFVLCAILSVPLAILFGNLTGRLLNKTRGQEMIAGMIVGFFANGLYQFLFLFLVGSLIPMNNPELIIPGGVGIRNSIDLSRNNGIMYSLDNICKLPLFNVLLFVGIIATGFFMYKLLNKNNEKAKRINRIKQVTNLILSLAIVLLSLSITFISSLPNEIRMLKNLKLPIATSLAVGFLCLFNILIVRTKLGQDFRTVGNSQHIAEVSGINVDKVRVLAITISTVLAAWGQLIFLQNLGTLNTYGSHVQIATFSIAALLIGGASVSKATVGQALLGVILFHTLFIVSPNAGKNLFGEAQIGEFFRAFFAYGVIGVSLGLHAWRKRIEMKNKL; this is encoded by the coding sequence ATGAGTATGGTGAATAATATTCAAGATACAAGAAGAGATCAAGGAAATAGAAATGTATCCTTTAAAATAAGAAATTTTATGATAAATAACTGTGTTACAGTTTTATTCTTAGTTATATGTTTAGCTGGAGTTGTGATATCTAGATTACCTTTATTCTTCATAGCTAACGAACTGTTAATTAGAATTACGAGAGATTCTTTTCTTGTATTGTCACTAATTATTCCTGTATTGGCAGGCATGGGTCTGAATTTTAGTATAACCATAGGGGCAATGGCTGCACAAATCTCCATTATTATCGTAACTCACTTTAGTGTACCTGGAATATATGGTTTTGTTCTATGTGCAATACTATCTGTGCCTTTAGCTATTCTGTTTGGAAACCTGACAGGGAGGCTTTTGAACAAAACTAGGGGTCAAGAAATGATTGCCGGTATGATAGTGGGCTTTTTTGCAAATGGATTATATCAATTTCTATTTTTATTTCTAGTAGGGTCATTAATACCTATGAATAATCCTGAATTAATTATACCTGGTGGTGTTGGAATTAGAAATTCAATAGATCTATCAAGGAATAATGGAATTATGTACTCCCTTGATAATATATGTAAGCTCCCATTATTTAATGTTTTATTGTTTGTAGGTATCATAGCTACAGGGTTTTTTATGTATAAACTGCTAAATAAAAATAATGAAAAAGCAAAGAGAATAAATAGGATTAAGCAAGTTACAAATTTAATCCTGAGCTTAGCAATAGTATTGTTAAGCCTTTCTATTACATTTATAAGTTCACTGCCAAATGAAATAAGAATGCTAAAAAATTTAAAACTACCAATTGCAACTTCGCTAGCTGTGGGATTTTTATGCTTATTCAACATATTGATTGTGAGGACAAAACTTGGGCAGGACTTTAGGACAGTGGGGAATAGCCAGCATATTGCAGAGGTTTCGGGTATCAATGTGGATAAGGTAAGGGTATTGGCAATTACCATATCTACAGTGCTAGCAGCTTGGGGTCAACTGATTTTTCTTCAAAACCTAGGCACCTTAAATACTTATGGAAGCCATGTACAGATAGCTACCTTTTCAATAGCAGCATTGCTAATAGGCGGAGCTTCAGTATCAAAAGCAACAGTAGGGCAGGCATTACTAGGCGTTATACTTTTTCACACATTGTTCATTGTTTCACCAAATGCAGGTAAGAATTTATTTGGTGAGGCGCAAATTGGTGAATTCTTTAGAGCCTTTTTTGCATATGGTGTAATAGGAGTATCGTTGGGACTTCATGCTTGGAGAAAGCGAATAGAGATGAAAAATAAGCTTTAA
- the ruvA gene encoding Holliday junction branch migration protein RuvA: MYQYIIGNIEEISEDYLVVENNGIGYLVYTSKNSIMDIGQNTANRKILTHLIVREDVMSLYGFTSDEELKMFKLLITVTKIGPKVAIGLLSTLSTSNIKVSILNKDASTLSRAPGIGKKTAERIILELKDKIDDNIICDEGSYDVIPRDEIEEVVVALTSLGYTRNEVFKALSSVDTEGKRTEEIIKLALRRLSK; this comes from the coding sequence TTGTATCAATATATTATAGGTAATATTGAAGAAATAAGTGAAGATTATTTAGTAGTAGAAAATAATGGTATCGGATATCTAGTTTATACTTCAAAAAATTCTATAATGGATATAGGTCAGAATACTGCTAATAGAAAGATATTGACGCATTTAATAGTAAGAGAAGATGTGATGAGTCTTTATGGATTTACATCTGATGAGGAACTTAAAATGTTTAAGTTGTTAATAACAGTAACTAAAATAGGACCAAAGGTTGCTATTGGTTTGTTGTCTACTTTAAGCACATCAAATATCAAAGTATCAATACTAAACAAGGATGCCAGCACTCTATCCAGAGCTCCGGGTATTGGGAAGAAGACTGCGGAAAGGATTATACTTGAGCTCAAAGATAAAATAGATGACAATATTATCTGTGACGAAGGAAGCTATGACGTGATTCCACGTGATGAAATAGAGGAGGTTGTTGTAGCATTAACTTCACTTGGCTATACTAGAAATGAAGTATTTAAAGCATTATCGTCGGTAGACACTGAAGGCAAAAGGACGGAGGAAATAATAAAGCTTGCACTTAGAAGGCTATCAAAATAG